The following proteins are encoded in a genomic region of Enterocloster clostridioformis:
- the nagA gene encoding N-acetylglucosamine-6-phosphate deacetylase encodes MRIQGKRVWIAGQFIAAQMEIEDGAISRIHGYGAGPADQDYGDKRIVPGFIDIHTHGAYDFDTNDGRPEGLRNWMKRIPEEGVTAILPTTVTQMPDVLTKAVANVAAVVKEGYEGAEILGIHFEGPFLDMEYKGAQPPEAIASASVEQFKKYQEAAQGLIKYITLAPERDPDHALTRYCSTHGVVVSMGHSAATYEQALLGIANGATSMTHVYNGMTPYHHRKPGLVGTAFRVRDIYGEIICDGCHSHLAALNNFFTAKGRDYSIMISDSLRAKHCPPGGEYQLGGHDIEIGEDGLARLKGTDTIAGSTLNMNRGLKILVEQALVPFDTALNSCTINPARCLGVDHRKGKIAAGCDADLVVLDDDYSVLQTWCRGRAML; translated from the coding sequence ATGAGGATTCAGGGTAAGAGAGTCTGGATAGCAGGACAGTTCATAGCAGCCCAGATGGAGATTGAGGATGGAGCCATCAGTCGTATCCATGGGTATGGTGCGGGACCGGCGGATCAGGATTACGGGGATAAGAGAATCGTGCCGGGTTTCATTGACATCCACACACACGGAGCATATGATTTTGATACAAACGACGGCCGGCCGGAGGGACTCCGCAACTGGATGAAGCGGATACCGGAGGAGGGTGTAACAGCCATCCTGCCCACTACCGTAACCCAGATGCCGGATGTGCTCACCAAGGCCGTGGCCAATGTGGCAGCCGTGGTGAAGGAGGGCTACGAAGGAGCGGAAATCCTGGGCATTCATTTTGAGGGACCGTTCCTGGACATGGAGTACAAGGGAGCGCAGCCGCCTGAGGCCATTGCGTCTGCATCCGTGGAGCAATTTAAAAAATATCAGGAGGCAGCACAGGGCCTTATCAAATATATCACCCTGGCGCCGGAGCGGGATCCGGACCATGCGCTTACCAGATACTGCTCCACCCACGGCGTGGTGGTCAGCATGGGCCACTCGGCAGCCACTTACGAGCAGGCTCTTTTGGGCATTGCCAACGGCGCAACATCCATGACCCATGTATATAACGGCATGACGCCTTACCATCACCGCAAACCGGGGCTGGTAGGCACGGCTTTCCGGGTAAGGGACATCTACGGGGAAATCATCTGTGACGGTTGCCATTCCCACCTGGCTGCCCTGAACAACTTCTTTACGGCCAAGGGACGTGATTATTCCATCATGATCAGCGATTCCCTCAGGGCTAAGCACTGCCCTCCGGGAGGTGAGTACCAGCTGGGCGGCCATGACATTGAGATAGGAGAGGACGGACTGGCCCGTCTCAAGGGAACAGATACCATTGCGGGAAGCACCCTCAACATGAACAGAGGGCTTAAGATTCTGGTAGAGCAGGCGCTGGTGCCCTTTGACACTGCTCTTAATTCATGCACCATCAACCCGGCCAGATGTCTGGGCGTGGATCACAGAAAAGGAAAGATTGCAGCCGGATGCGACGCGGATTTGGTGGTTCTGGATGATGATTACAGCGTACTCCAGACATGGTGCAGAGGACGCGCAATGCTTTGA
- the nusA gene encoding transcription termination factor NusA — MNKELLEAMEVLEKEKNISKDTLIEAIENSLLTACKNHFGKADNVKVTVNPNTCDFAVYAEKAVVENVEDDCLEMSLADAKMLNPKYEIGDTVQIPLDSKKFGRIATQNAKNVILQKIREEERKALYNEYYMKEKDVMTGVVQRYLGRNVSINLGRVDAILNESEQVKGETFRPTERVKVYVIEVKDTPKGPRVSVSRTHPDLVKRLFESEVAEVRDGTVEIKAIAREAGSRTKIAVKSNDANVDPVGACVGLNGSRVNSIVSELKGEKIDIINWDDNPAYLIENALSPAKVICVVADEEEREAQVIVPDYQLSLAIGKEGQNARLAARLTGFKIDIKSETQAREMGLFEQMGLQYGDTPSEVYEEETEETESYQEYEENYQEDGSEQ, encoded by the coding sequence ATGAACAAGGAACTGTTAGAGGCAATGGAGGTATTGGAGAAAGAGAAAAACATTTCCAAAGATACGCTCATTGAGGCCATTGAGAACTCTTTACTCACTGCCTGTAAGAACCATTTCGGAAAAGCCGATAATGTAAAGGTCACGGTGAACCCTAATACCTGTGACTTTGCAGTATATGCGGAAAAAGCGGTTGTGGAAAACGTGGAGGACGATTGTCTGGAGATGAGCCTGGCGGATGCCAAGATGCTGAACCCCAAGTATGAGATTGGGGATACGGTACAGATTCCGCTGGATTCCAAGAAATTCGGCCGTATTGCCACACAGAACGCAAAGAACGTGATTCTGCAGAAGATACGCGAGGAAGAACGCAAGGCACTGTACAACGAGTATTATATGAAGGAAAAGGATGTCATGACCGGCGTGGTACAGCGCTATCTGGGAAGGAACGTGAGCATTAACCTGGGCAGGGTGGACGCCATCCTCAATGAAAGCGAGCAGGTAAAGGGCGAGACATTCCGTCCCACGGAGCGCGTCAAGGTATATGTTATCGAGGTGAAGGATACGCCAAAGGGCCCCAGGGTTTCTGTGTCCAGGACACACCCGGACCTGGTGAAACGTCTCTTTGAATCCGAGGTGGCCGAGGTCCGCGACGGTACGGTGGAAATCAAGGCCATTGCCAGGGAAGCAGGTTCCAGGACAAAGATTGCGGTGAAATCCAATGACGCCAATGTGGATCCGGTAGGCGCATGCGTGGGCCTCAACGGTTCCAGGGTTAATTCCATTGTAAGCGAATTAAAGGGTGAAAAGATTGACATCATTAACTGGGATGACAATCCCGCGTACCTGATTGAAAATGCATTGAGCCCCGCCAAGGTTATCTGCGTTGTGGCGGACGAGGAAGAGCGGGAAGCCCAGGTTATTGTGCCGGATTACCAGTTGTCCCTTGCCATCGGCAAGGAGGGTCAGAACGCGAGACTGGCCGCAAGGCTTACTGGCTTTAAGATTGATATTAAGAGTGAGACCCAGGCCAGGGAAATGGGACTCTTCGAGCAGATGGGGCTTCAGTATGGCGATACGCCGTCTGAGGTCTATGAGGAAGAGACGGAGGAAACGGAAAGCTACCAGGAGTATGAAGAAAACTATCAGGAAGACGGAAGCGAACAGTAA
- the rimP gene encoding ribosome maturation factor RimP, with amino-acid sequence MGKKESYESRVEKHLLPLMEEHGFELVDVEYVKEAGTWYLRAYIDKEGGIAVDDCEVISRALSSWLDKEDFIDDSYILEVSSPGLGRPLKKEKDFVRSMGKDVDVRLYRQLNKQKEFTGALSAYDENTVTLTMEDGNQMVFEKADIALIRLALDF; translated from the coding sequence ATGGGAAAAAAGGAGAGCTATGAGAGCCGGGTGGAGAAACACCTCCTTCCACTGATGGAAGAGCATGGTTTTGAACTGGTAGACGTAGAATATGTCAAAGAAGCAGGTACCTGGTATCTGAGGGCTTATATAGATAAAGAAGGCGGCATTGCCGTGGATGACTGTGAGGTCATCAGCAGGGCCTTAAGCAGCTGGCTGGACAAAGAAGATTTTATTGACGACAGTTATATTCTGGAAGTCAGTTCGCCGGGACTAGGCCGTCCTCTTAAGAAGGAAAAGGACTTCGTAAGAAGCATGGGCAAGGATGTGGATGTAAGGCTTTACCGTCAGCTTAACAAGCAAAAGGAATTTACGGGCGCCCTCAGTGCATATGATGAAAATACTGTGACGCTGACCATGGAAGACGGAAACCAGATGGTATTTGAAAAAGCGGACATTGCCCTGATACGGCTTGCGCTGGATTTTTAG
- a CDS encoding ABC transporter permease codes for MLEQIMTIGFVTAFLTASVRMAVPLIYAGLGETISEKAGILNIGMEGVMLGGAFFSFAGTLYSGSLAVGLLCGMAGGAMVSAIHGLLSIRLAQDQSVSGIAINIFMAGVTSFLYKLMSSGRSYQQIEPFAKLKIPFLGDIPLIGNALFNQDILTYGVYVLVILVALFYSRTSKGMAFAAIGENPRAADSAGIPVHRYQWAAVLLNGMLGGLGGAYLVLVQVGNFSENMTSGRGYIALAAVILGRYVPFGMMGAAFIFGAANALQIRLQAIGVPLPTQALAMLPYIITLVALLGSIGRNSAPEALGKPYIRGAR; via the coding sequence ATGTTAGAGCAAATCATGACCATTGGTTTTGTGACGGCCTTTCTGACGGCGTCCGTAAGAATGGCCGTGCCTCTGATTTACGCCGGACTGGGGGAGACCATATCCGAGAAGGCGGGAATCCTTAACATAGGCATGGAGGGAGTCATGCTGGGCGGAGCCTTTTTCTCCTTTGCGGGAACCCTTTATTCCGGCAGCCTGGCCGTTGGCCTTTTGTGCGGCATGGCGGGCGGGGCCATGGTCAGCGCCATCCACGGGCTGCTGTCCATCAGGCTGGCCCAGGACCAGTCTGTCAGCGGAATCGCCATCAATATATTTATGGCCGGAGTCACCAGCTTTCTCTATAAACTGATGTCAAGCGGCCGGTCCTATCAGCAGATTGAACCCTTTGCAAAGCTTAAGATACCCTTTCTGGGGGATATACCCCTGATAGGAAACGCCCTGTTCAACCAGGACATACTGACATACGGGGTCTATGTGCTGGTAATCCTGGTCGCTCTGTTTTACAGCAGGACGTCAAAGGGAATGGCCTTTGCCGCCATCGGGGAGAATCCCAGGGCTGCGGATTCAGCCGGTATACCCGTACACCGGTACCAGTGGGCGGCTGTGCTGTTAAACGGAATGCTGGGAGGGCTGGGAGGCGCCTATCTGGTTCTGGTGCAGGTGGGTAATTTTTCTGAGAATATGACATCAGGCAGGGGATACATAGCCCTGGCGGCAGTCATATTGGGCCGGTATGTGCCCTTTGGAATGATGGGCGCGGCCTTCATATTCGGCGCGGCCAATGCCCTTCAAATCCGCCTCCAGGCCATCGGAGTGCCCCTGCCCACACAGGCTCTGGCCATGCTGCCCTACATCATAACCCTGGTTGCCCTTCTGGGCTCCATCGGCAGAAACAGCGCGCCCGAGGCATTGGGTAAGCCGTATATAAGGGGAGCCAGGTAG
- the hydG gene encoding [FeFe] hydrogenase H-cluster radical SAM maturase HydG, translating into MNYDLKSSRAEEFIHHGEIEETLAYGEANSTNRELIDEILAKARERRGLTHREAMVLLDCGLEDKNQEIYELAEQIKRDFYGNRIVLFAPLYLSNYCINGCVYCPYHAKNKHIPRKKLTQDEIRREVMALQDMGHKRLALETGEDPVHNPIEYMLESIDTIYSIKHKNGAIRRVNVNIAATTVENYRKLKDAGIGTYILFQETYHKESYEKLHPTGPKHDYCYHTEAMDRAQMGGIDDVGCGVLFGLELYRYEFAGLLMHAEHLEAVFGVGPHTISVPRIRRADDIDPDSFDNGIDDDTFAKLVACIRIAVPYTGMIVSTRESQKTRERVLHLGISQISGGSKTSVGGYFEPEPEDECSAQFDVSDNRTLDQVVNWLMGMGYIPSFCTACYREGRTGDRFMSLCKSGQIQNCCHPNALMTLKEYLMDYSSEETRRIGEALIEKEIGSIPKEKVRQIVRDNLVKIEQGVRDFRF; encoded by the coding sequence ATGAATTACGACCTAAAATCATCCCGTGCAGAGGAATTCATTCACCACGGGGAAATTGAGGAGACCCTTGCCTACGGGGAGGCAAACAGCACAAACAGGGAACTGATTGACGAGATTCTGGCAAAGGCCAGGGAGCGCAGGGGGCTGACCCACAGGGAGGCCATGGTGCTTCTGGACTGCGGACTGGAGGACAAGAACCAGGAGATTTATGAGCTGGCGGAACAGATTAAAAGGGATTTCTACGGAAACCGCATTGTGCTGTTTGCGCCCCTGTACCTGTCCAATTACTGTATCAATGGGTGTGTGTACTGTCCCTACCACGCCAAGAACAAACATATCCCAAGGAAGAAGCTGACCCAGGATGAAATCCGCAGGGAGGTTATGGCGCTGCAGGATATGGGGCATAAGCGCCTGGCCCTTGAAACAGGGGAGGACCCGGTGCACAATCCCATTGAATACATGCTGGAGTCCATTGACACCATTTACAGCATAAAGCATAAAAACGGCGCCATACGCCGCGTCAACGTGAACATAGCGGCCACCACGGTGGAGAATTACAGGAAGCTTAAGGACGCGGGAATCGGTACATATATCCTGTTCCAGGAGACATATCATAAGGAAAGCTATGAAAAGCTTCATCCCACAGGGCCAAAGCATGATTACTGTTACCACACAGAGGCGATGGACCGTGCCCAAATGGGCGGTATTGACGACGTGGGCTGCGGCGTGCTGTTTGGCCTGGAGCTTTACCGGTATGAATTTGCGGGACTTCTGATGCACGCGGAGCATCTGGAGGCAGTGTTCGGGGTGGGACCCCATACCATCAGCGTGCCCAGGATACGAAGGGCGGATGACATTGACCCGGATTCCTTTGACAATGGAATCGATGACGACACCTTCGCCAAGCTGGTTGCCTGTATTCGAATCGCGGTTCCCTACACAGGCATGATTGTTTCCACAAGAGAGAGCCAGAAAACCAGGGAACGGGTGCTGCACCTGGGCATTTCCCAAATCAGCGGCGGCTCCAAGACAAGCGTGGGCGGCTACTTTGAACCTGAGCCTGAGGATGAATGTTCGGCCCAGTTCGATGTAAGCGACAACCGTACCCTGGACCAGGTAGTGAACTGGCTCATGGGTATGGGATATATTCCCAGCTTCTGTACGGCCTGCTACAGGGAAGGGCGCACAGGCGACCGTTTCATGTCCCTGTGCAAGAGCGGGCAGATTCAAAACTGCTGCCATCCCAATGCTCTCATGACGCTGAAGGAATATCTCATGGATTACAGTTCTGAGGAGACAAGGCGCATCGGCGAGGCGCTCATAGAGAAGGAAATCGGAAGCATACCAAAGGAGAAGGTGCGCCAGATTGTCAGGGATAACCTGGTAAAGATTGAACAGGGCGTCAGGGATTTCAGATTTTAA
- a CDS encoding TM1266 family iron-only hydrogenase system putative regulator yields METRIAVIGIIVENKDAVESVNDLLHQYGQYIIGRMGLPYEKKKVNIISVVVDAPQDIISALSGKLGRLQGVNSKALYSNIGS; encoded by the coding sequence ATGGAGACAAGAATCGCGGTAATCGGCATAATAGTGGAAAATAAGGATGCGGTGGAAAGCGTCAACGATCTGCTCCACCAATACGGTCAGTACATCATTGGGAGGATGGGGCTTCCCTATGAAAAGAAAAAGGTTAACATTATAAGCGTTGTGGTGGATGCGCCCCAGGACATCATAAGCGCCCTGTCCGGCAAACTGGGCAGGCTTCAGGGCGTTAACTCCAAGGCCCTGTACTCCAATATCGGTAGTTGA
- a CDS encoding L7Ae/L30e/S12e/Gadd45 family ribosomal protein — MADNKRLLSLVGLATRARKVVSGEFSTEKSVKSGKSHLVIVSEEASDNTKKKFTNMCTYYKVPIYLFGTKDELGHAMGQEFRASLSVEDAGFARSMVERMNKNGGSLNESK; from the coding sequence TTGGCAGATAACAAAAGGCTGTTAAGCCTGGTGGGCCTTGCGACAAGGGCCAGGAAGGTGGTAAGCGGCGAATTTTCGACGGAGAAATCAGTAAAGAGCGGAAAGTCCCATTTGGTAATCGTATCGGAAGAAGCTTCGGACAATACAAAGAAAAAGTTTACCAACATGTGTACTTACTATAAAGTCCCAATCTATCTGTTTGGAACAAAGGACGAACTGGGGCATGCCATGGGGCAGGAGTTCAGGGCGTCACTGTCAGTGGAGGATGCAGGTTTCGCAAGGTCAATGGTAGAACGAATGAATAAAAACGGAGGTAGCTTGAATGAGAGTAAGTGA
- a CDS encoding ABC transporter permease, which yields MNRKSKIFETAGIGLIAVAVWTVLIMLSDASPAEAYAMFFKGIFGNLNGFMEVFVKAAPLIFTGLGCAVAFRTGFFNIGAEGQFYIGALASAWAALTWTGIPGALRILCAILMGFVFGGLWALIAAMFKAKLGISEIIVTIMLNYIAINFLGIAVRTFLMDPAGSIPQSPKLDPSVTLYRFLKPTRLHAGFIIAVLMVFLVWFILEKTTVGYEIKVVGFNKRAAACNGISVVRNIIISAFLSGGLAGIAGAVEVMGVQRKLLEGISGECGYTAVLIALLASNHPLGVLFAAIAFAALEVGANSMQRQMGVPSAIVNILVGLIVLLILGRELFYRKRKEEKPC from the coding sequence ATGAATAGGAAATCAAAAATATTTGAGACAGCAGGCATCGGACTCATCGCAGTGGCAGTGTGGACGGTTCTCATCATGCTGTCAGACGCAAGCCCGGCAGAGGCTTATGCCATGTTCTTTAAGGGCATATTTGGAAACTTAAACGGGTTCATGGAAGTGTTTGTAAAGGCAGCCCCCCTGATTTTTACGGGTCTGGGATGCGCGGTGGCGTTCAGGACCGGCTTTTTCAACATCGGCGCGGAGGGACAGTTTTACATAGGGGCCCTTGCCTCGGCGTGGGCGGCCCTTACCTGGACCGGGATTCCCGGCGCGCTCCGCATCCTGTGCGCCATTTTGATGGGATTTGTATTTGGTGGTCTCTGGGCTCTGATAGCCGCCATGTTTAAGGCAAAGCTGGGGATATCGGAAATCATTGTAACCATCATGCTGAATTACATTGCCATCAATTTCCTGGGCATTGCGGTCAGGACCTTCCTCATGGACCCGGCAGGAAGCATACCTCAGTCGCCCAAGCTGGACCCTTCCGTCACCCTTTACCGGTTCTTAAAGCCCACCAGGCTTCACGCGGGATTTATCATTGCCGTGCTCATGGTGTTCCTTGTCTGGTTCATCCTGGAAAAGACAACGGTGGGATATGAAATCAAGGTGGTGGGATTCAACAAGCGGGCAGCTGCCTGCAATGGAATCTCTGTTGTCAGAAACATCATCATTTCCGCGTTCTTAAGCGGCGGACTGGCGGGAATCGCAGGAGCCGTGGAGGTCATGGGAGTGCAGAGAAAGCTTCTGGAGGGAATCTCCGGGGAGTGCGGATACACAGCGGTGCTCATCGCCCTTCTGGCCTCCAACCATCCCCTGGGCGTACTCTTTGCCGCCATCGCCTTTGCGGCCCTGGAGGTGGGAGCCAATTCCATGCAGAGGCAGATGGGAGTGCCTTCGGCCATTGTCAATATCCTGGTGGGGCTGATTGTGCTGCTGATTCTGGGCAGGGAGCTGTTTTACAGGAAGAGAAAGGAGGAAAAACCATGTTAG
- the rnpM gene encoding RNase P modulator RnpM, giving the protein MSMKKVPLRQCIGCQEMKSKKEMIRVIKTAEDEIMLDATGRKNGRGAYLCPSMECLKKAVKGKGLERSFKMAIPKEVYETLEKEMEELGR; this is encoded by the coding sequence GTGAGCATGAAAAAAGTTCCGCTCAGGCAGTGCATTGGCTGCCAGGAGATGAAGAGTAAGAAAGAAATGATAAGAGTCATAAAAACCGCCGAGGATGAGATTATGTTGGATGCCACAGGCCGTAAGAACGGCAGGGGCGCTTACCTGTGTCCATCAATGGAATGCCTGAAGAAGGCAGTGAAGGGAAAGGGACTGGAACGTTCCTTCAAGATGGCCATTCCCAAAGAGGTGTATGAAACTCTGGAAAAGGAGATGGAAGAACTTGGCAGATAA
- the hydF gene encoding [FeFe] hydrogenase H-cluster maturation GTPase HydF, giving the protein MGMNNTPASDRIHIGFFGRRNAGKSSVLNAVTGQDLAVVSDVKGTTTDPVYKAMELLPLGPVMMIDTPGIDDEGQLGSLRVRKSYQVLNKTDVAVLVMDVCHGPASEDYALLEKIGEKQIPCVAVCNKADLDGISGQRPEGIPDSVPVLSVSAHTGQGIAALKECLAQLGRTQENSRKIVGDLLSPSDLAVLVVPIDKAAPKGRLILPQQQTIRDILEADAVSVVVRENGLKDTLASLEKKPRMVITDSQVFAKVSADTPEDILLTSFSILFARYKGSLEPMVQGVRALDSIRKGDRILISEGCTHHRQCEDIGTVKLPKWIREYTGTEPEFVFTSGTEFPDELAGYHLIVHCGGCMLNEREMKYRMKCAQDQGIPMTNYGITIAYIHGILRRSVEPFPEIAALLDGSREG; this is encoded by the coding sequence ATGGGAATGAACAATACGCCGGCATCGGACCGGATACATATTGGATTTTTTGGAAGGAGAAACGCCGGCAAATCCAGCGTGCTGAACGCGGTCACGGGCCAGGATCTGGCTGTGGTGTCGGACGTGAAGGGAACCACTACGGACCCTGTTTATAAGGCCATGGAGCTGCTGCCTCTGGGCCCTGTGATGATGATTGACACGCCCGGCATTGACGATGAGGGCCAGTTGGGAAGCCTGAGGGTGAGGAAGAGCTATCAGGTACTAAACAAGACAGACGTGGCTGTGCTGGTGATGGATGTCTGTCACGGCCCGGCTTCGGAGGACTATGCCCTCCTGGAGAAGATAGGGGAAAAACAGATTCCCTGCGTGGCGGTCTGCAACAAGGCGGATTTGGACGGAATTTCCGGTCAGAGACCGGAGGGGATTCCTGACTCGGTTCCCGTCCTGTCTGTCAGCGCCCATACCGGTCAGGGTATTGCGGCGCTGAAGGAGTGTCTGGCGCAGCTGGGCAGGACCCAGGAGAACAGCCGCAAAATCGTGGGAGATTTGCTTTCTCCATCGGATCTGGCCGTACTGGTGGTACCCATTGACAAGGCGGCTCCCAAGGGACGCCTGATTCTGCCCCAGCAGCAGACCATACGCGACATCCTGGAAGCGGATGCAGTGTCCGTGGTGGTCAGGGAAAACGGACTGAAGGACACGCTGGCATCTCTGGAGAAGAAGCCCAGAATGGTCATCACCGACAGTCAGGTATTTGCTAAGGTCAGTGCAGATACGCCGGAGGATATTCTCCTGACTTCCTTTTCCATTCTCTTTGCCCGCTATAAAGGCAGTCTGGAGCCCATGGTGCAGGGCGTCAGGGCTCTGGACAGCATCAGAAAGGGAGACAGAATCCTGATTTCTGAGGGCTGCACCCATCACAGGCAGTGCGAAGATATCGGGACCGTAAAGCTGCCCAAGTGGATACGGGAGTATACCGGAACAGAACCGGAGTTTGTGTTTACCTCAGGTACGGAGTTTCCGGATGAACTGGCTGGCTATCATCTGATTGTCCATTGCGGCGGATGCATGCTGAATGAGCGTGAGATGAAATATAGAATGAAATGCGCTCAGGACCAGGGAATTCCCATGACCAACTATGGCATAACCATTGCTTACATACATGGGATATTGAGGCGGAGCGTGGAACCATTTCCGGAGATAGCGGCGCTGCTGGACGGCAGCCGGGAAGGATGA